The segment AAAGCCTCTCGCTGTTCACCGCCAGCTCGAGAAGGCCGTTCAGGAGCCCGTCAGCCTCGAGCCGCACCGGGTTCAGGCCCCGGGCGAAGCCCCGGGTGAGGGTAATCGCCTGGTCGATAAGGCGGACGATCTCGGCCGCGTCATCGCGCTTGGGACCGGTACCCGACGCGATCTGTATTTCCAGTGCCTTGCTCAGGAATCCGATCCCTGCAAGGTGCTGGCACAAACTGTCATGCAGGTCCTGTCCGATCCGCCTTTGTTCCCGGCCGCTTATTTCCAGGATCTCCCTTTCGAGGCGCTTTCTCAAGGTAATATCCCGCACCATGCAGAGGATCTCGTCTTCCCTGCTCACCACGATGCGCACCTCGAAATCCCTCACCTTCCCGTCGATGGAGATATGCTGCTCGAAGATCTGGGCCTTCCCCGTGACGAGGGCTCTGGTGACATAAATCATGCACTGTTCGAGCGCCCGCCTCGGGAGGAATCCTTTTTCATCGGAAATGAAGTAGACGCTTTTGCCTACCAGTTCCCGCAGAGATTCCCTGATGCCGGCGAAGGTGCCTTCATGAAATCCGAGGAGGGTCCCGCTCCGGTCTACCTGGAAAATCAAGTCGGGGATTGCGCTGAGGAGCGCCCTGTTCTGCTCCTCGCTCTCCTGCAGGGCCTCTTCCCTCCTTCTTCTCTCGACAATTGCCCCTATCCTCTCGGCGATGACGTTGATAAGGCTCCTTTCTTCCTTCAGAAAGGGGCCTTCGTCTTTCTCGGGCTTCTTTCTGAGATAGAAAACCTCGAGGGAGCCTATCTCGCTGCCGTCCGCCACGATCCGGCGGGACTGCATCCATTTCGTCCTGCGAAAATTAGGGGTTACGAAAATATCGTTCTCCAGGACTATGCGGCAGCATGTAATTTTCGGATACTGCCACGCATCGGGAATGATATTTACCGTTTCCTGGAGAAATTCCCCAACGGAGGTGTCTCTCCTCTCCACTATGCTCGATATTGAATAGAGACAGTTAAGCTCTTTTACCCGCTCCCTGAGGTCGTAGGCGGTGCCCTCGTTCCTTTGCTCCTCCTCTTTCAACCTGCCGATCTGCCGCTTCAGCCGCGCGATCTCCTTCCTGCCGGCCGCCAGGGAAGCGGCAAGCTTGCCGGGGTCTGTCTCGCCTGAGGACGCGCCCCGGGCGCTACGTGCCTTTATCCCTTCCGTCACCTGATTTCCTTCCAATGGTTCATTC is part of the Syntrophorhabdaceae bacterium genome and harbors:
- a CDS encoding ATP-binding protein, which translates into the protein MEGNQVTEGIKARSARGASSGETDPGKLAASLAAGRKEIARLKRQIGRLKEEEQRNEGTAYDLRERVKELNCLYSISSIVERRDTSVGEFLQETVNIIPDAWQYPKITCCRIVLENDIFVTPNFRRTKWMQSRRIVADGSEIGSLEVFYLRKKPEKDEGPFLKEERSLINVIAERIGAIVERRRREEALQESEEQNRALLSAIPDLIFQVDRSGTLLGFHEGTFAGIRESLRELVGKSVYFISDEKGFLPRRALEQCMIYVTRALVTGKAQIFEQHISIDGKVRDFEVRIVVSREDEILCMVRDITLRKRLEREILEISGREQRRIGQDLHDSLCQHLAGIGFLSKALEIQIASGTGPKRDDAAEIVRLIDQAITLTRGFARGLNPVRLEADGLLNGLLELAVNSERLFNIKCIVEFEDPILPGDSEAALHLYRIVQEALSNAVKHGRAGTVTIRFRKEGRQNVLSVKDDGVGFANTVSRSNGIGLNIMNYRASVIGASLNIGDGPEGGALVVCTFEDGGNAKEKEEDRRKWR